From Triticum urartu cultivar G1812 chromosome 2, Tu2.1, whole genome shotgun sequence, a single genomic window includes:
- the LOC125541312 gene encoding uncharacterized protein LOC125541312 encodes MASLVHQTAAPMPAAAAMDDDFMPQSFGCFGRSLSRASSARRLEYRALSGEGGEEMRRIAQEERSARAKLRWKAVAQEIMARRRGGGGGGAARRRKAGFSYDSKSYALNFDQGAAAE; translated from the coding sequence ATGGCCAGCCTGGTGCACCAGACGGCGGCCCCGATGCCGGCCGCGGCGGCGATGGACGACGACTTCATGCCGCAGAGCTTCGGGTGCTTCGGGCGGTCGCTGTCTCGGGCGTCGTCGGCCCGGCGGCTGGAGTACAGGGCGCTGAGCGGCGAGGGCGGGGAGGAGATGAGGCGCATCGCGCAGGAGGAGCGGTCGGCCAGGGCGAAGCTGCGGTGGAAGGCGGTGGCGCAGGAGATCATGGCCaggaggaggggcggcggcggcggaggcgcggcGCGGAGGAGGAAGGCGGGGTTCAGCTACGACTCCAAGAGCTACGCGCTCAACTTCGACCAAGGCGCCGCCGCCGAGTAG
- the LOC125536455 gene encoding 40S ribosomal protein S13-1-like: MGRMHSNGKGMSSSVMPYKREAPAWVKTSAPDVEEIIVRAAKKGQLPSQIGALLRDGYGIPLSKAVTGAKIVRLLKARGLAPEMPEDLYFLIKKAVAIRKHLERNRSDVDAKFRLILVESRVHRLTRYYRLTKKIPAAWKYESTTASTLVA; the protein is encoded by the coding sequence ATGGGACGCATGCACAGCAACGGGAAGGGCATGTCGTCCTCGGTGATGCCCTACAAGCGGGAGGCCCCGGCCTGGGTCAAGACGTCCGCGCCGGACGTGGAGGAGATCATCGTGCGCGCCGCCAAGAAGGGCCAGCTGCCGTCGCAGATCGGCGCCCTGCTCCGCGACGGCTACGGCATCCCGCTCTCCAAGGCCGTTACCGGCGCCAAGATCGTGCGCCTGCTCAAGGCGCGCGGGCTGGCGCCGGAGATGCCCGAGGACCTCTACTTCCTCATCAAGAAGGCCGTCGCGATCAGGAAGCACCTGGAGAGGAACAGGTCGGACGTGGACGCCAAGTTCCGCCTCATCCTCGTCGAGAGCAGGGTCCACCGCCTCACCCGCTACTACCGCCTCACCAAGAAGATTCCCGCCGCCTGGAAGTACGAGTCCACCACCGCGAGCACTCTCGTCGCCTGA